The Paenibacillus beijingensis nucleotide sequence AAGAGAGCCTGGTCCATGCTGCATAAAATCCGGATGGCCATATCTGCCGCCGACGGTATAAATCCTCTTTCCGGCAATGTACAGGCAGGCCTGATTCTATACGGGCGTCAGGTAAAACAATACGATTCCGCTTCCAGTCGACCTCAGTCGGCCCAATCTGTTTCCAAACTTCCGGTCATCATCGGCGCCAGCTACGATCGTATTGATAATCTTGTACACCTCAAGATGAAAATCGTGCCAGCAAATCATATGAATGGCCATCATTTGCTTCGTTCCGGCAAGCAACACTTTATTTCCCGATGGGGACATTCCGGTATGCTGGAACAAAATATTTGTGCCAAACGATTCATTTTTTACCGCAACCGGGCATTAATAGATATCGTCCGCACTGCTACAGCCTGGATAAATCGTACCTTCCACGGCATCGGGAGACGATACCTTCAACTTTATTTTGATGAATTCTGCTTCCGGCATCATTTCAAACATAGACCGCAGGAGGCTTTCAATCAGTTGGCTTCCTTCTGCATTTGCTTTAGTTCAAATCGCGACCTTTCACTTAAAGCCGCATAGAATATTGCACGGTGTCATGCCGGGCAATTGTGATTTTTTGTTTGTTTCCTGAGCTGAAGGGAGAGTGCCCCAAAGGTTGTAAACAGAGGGATATCGATCTCCCAATGCATTCAATCTTACACAGCAAAAAAAACTTGCCTGAACCAGGCAAGTTTCCATGATGATCAAGTTCATCAGAATCATTTCTCTTGAGTGCCGGCCAAACGGAACTCCTAATCCGTCAGCTTCCGAATGCAATCCAGTTCAGACAGCCTGCCGATCCGGCCGATGGTTGAGTGCGGATAATCGACAAAGTCGCCGCTTCCGCCGTCTTCGTTTGCAGGACCGTAAAGCAAAACGGGAGATTGACGGAGGCGACAAATGAGTAATCCGTATTTGAAAACGGCTCCTTAAAAGATACGGTTACATGAATATGATTCGTGTTCTT carries:
- a CDS encoding transposase → MLHKIRMAISAADGINPLSGNVQAGLILYGRQVKQYDSASSRPQSAQSVSKLPVIIGASYDRIDNLVHLKMKIVPANHMNGHHLLRSGKQHFISRWGHSGMLEQNICAKRFIFYRNRALIDIVRTATAWINRTFHGIGRRYLQLYFDEFCFRHHFKHRPQEAFNQLASFCICFSSNRDLSLKAA